Proteins encoded within one genomic window of Sphingomonas sp. KRR8:
- the rph gene encoding ribonuclease PH: MRPSGRAPDQMRELRFEPGFTKHAEGSCLVSFGDTRVLVTASLEEKVPPFLRGKGQGWVTAEYGMLPRATHTRGAREAAKGKQSGRTQEIQRLIGRSLRAVTDMKLLGERQITLDCDVIQADGGTRTAAISGAWVALRLAVDGIMGQLTADPIKTQVAAVSCGIYEGTPVLDLDYREDSNAHSDGNFVLTGDNNIVEAQLTAEGALFDEEGLLRLMRLARIGCAHIFEAQRQAVGR; encoded by the coding sequence ATGCGCCCCAGCGGCCGCGCCCCCGACCAGATGCGTGAACTCCGGTTCGAGCCCGGCTTCACCAAGCATGCGGAAGGCTCCTGCCTGGTCAGTTTCGGGGACACCCGCGTGCTGGTCACTGCCAGCCTTGAGGAAAAGGTCCCGCCGTTCCTGCGCGGCAAGGGCCAGGGCTGGGTCACCGCCGAATATGGCATGCTCCCCCGCGCCACCCACACGCGCGGCGCGCGCGAGGCCGCCAAGGGCAAGCAGTCCGGCCGCACCCAGGAAATCCAGCGCCTGATCGGCCGCTCGCTTCGTGCGGTCACCGACATGAAGCTGCTGGGTGAGCGCCAGATCACGCTCGACTGCGACGTCATCCAGGCCGACGGCGGCACACGCACCGCGGCCATCTCGGGCGCGTGGGTGGCACTTCGCCTGGCCGTCGATGGCATCATGGGCCAGCTGACCGCCGACCCGATCAAGACCCAGGTCGCGGCGGTCAGCTGCGGCATCTACGAGGGCACGCCCGTCCTCGACCTCGACTATCGCGAGGATTCAAACGCCCACAGCGACGGCAATTTCGTCCTTACCGGCGACAACAACATCGTCGAAGCCCAGCTTACCGCCGAAGGCGCGCTGTTCGACGAGGAAGGCCTGCTCCGCCTAATGCGCCTCGCGCGCATCGGCTGCGCCCACATCTTCGAGGCCCAGCGCCAGGCGGTCGGCCGATGA
- a CDS encoding CAP domain-containing protein, whose product MIRAALSLLFLAAPCTGLAAATYVPVTPVRPSANWPEPAWRGDALLKAAALALHNRARADFGVAPVTWNDGLAAAAKVYAEQMATTGIYRHDPTPGRRKLMGENLWKGTRGAFDYAVMVGVMVDERQLFRPGVFPNVSATGDWEAVAHWTQIVWPSTTEIGCALASSATTDYLVCRYAPTGNKDGLAMGLGAPVQLAGGR is encoded by the coding sequence ATGATCCGCGCCGCGCTTAGCCTGCTGTTCCTTGCCGCGCCATGCACGGGCCTGGCTGCCGCGACTTACGTGCCGGTCACGCCGGTGCGGCCGAGTGCCAACTGGCCCGAACCGGCGTGGCGCGGGGACGCGCTGCTGAAGGCGGCGGCGTTGGCCCTGCACAACCGGGCGCGGGCGGATTTCGGCGTTGCGCCGGTCACCTGGAACGACGGGCTGGCGGCGGCGGCGAAGGTCTATGCCGAGCAGATGGCGACGACCGGCATCTACCGTCACGACCCGACGCCCGGTCGGCGCAAGCTGATGGGCGAGAATCTGTGGAAGGGGACGCGCGGGGCGTTCGATTATGCGGTGATGGTCGGCGTCATGGTCGACGAGCGTCAGCTATTCCGCCCCGGCGTGTTCCCGAACGTCAGCGCGACCGGCGACTGGGAAGCGGTGGCGCACTGGACGCAGATCGTGTGGCCGAGCACGACCGAGATCGGTTGCGCCTTGGCCTCGAGCGCCACGACCGATTACTTGGTCTGCCGTTACGCGCCCACCGGCAACAAGGACGGGCTGGCGATGGGGCTCGGCGCACCGGTGCAGCTGGCGGGCGGGCGCTAG
- the hemW gene encoding radical SAM family heme chaperone HemW — protein sequence MASALSPLPVNEASPLALYVHWPFCVSKCPYCDFNSHVRSSIDQQAWRDALLADLAYEAALLPGRSLGSIFFGGGTPSLMDPATVAAVIEAAQRHWPATSDLEITLEANPSSVEAANFADLAAAGVNRVSLGLQSLDDDALRFLGRAHDTKEALAALDTAQRHFGRVSIDLIYALPGQTADQWQAMLTRALGFGTGHLSLYQLTIEPGTKFAALHAAGRFTPLDEDSAAGLFELTAEMTDAASRPAYEISNHAVPGQESRHNLTYWRYGDYAGIGPGAHGRRNGLRTVRHKKPENFLAALARNGHGMVEEEPLSSEESAHEALVMGLRLAEGIDPAALQRRFGRPLIDAAAAFRLAQLRLLDQSPERLRVTPAGRLVLDRILAEVAA from the coding sequence ATGGCCTCCGCACTTTCGCCCCTCCCGGTTAACGAAGCCTCACCGCTCGCGCTCTACGTCCATTGGCCGTTCTGCGTCAGCAAATGCCCCTATTGTGACTTCAACAGCCATGTCCGCTCGTCCATCGACCAGCAGGCCTGGCGCGACGCCCTCCTCGCCGACCTCGCCTATGAGGCCGCGCTGCTCCCGGGCCGCTCCCTGGGCAGTATCTTCTTCGGCGGCGGCACCCCCTCGCTGATGGACCCCGCCACCGTTGCCGCCGTGATCGAGGCCGCCCAGCGCCACTGGCCCGCGACGTCCGACCTCGAGATCACCCTTGAGGCCAACCCCAGTTCGGTCGAGGCCGCCAACTTCGCCGACCTCGCCGCCGCCGGCGTCAACCGGGTCAGCCTCGGCCTCCAGTCGCTTGACGACGACGCCCTTCGCTTCCTCGGCCGCGCCCACGACACGAAGGAAGCGCTCGCCGCCCTCGACACCGCGCAGCGGCACTTCGGCCGGGTCAGCATCGATCTCATCTATGCGCTCCCCGGCCAGACCGCCGACCAGTGGCAGGCCATGCTCACCCGCGCTCTCGGCTTCGGCACTGGCCACCTCTCGCTCTACCAGCTGACGATTGAGCCCGGGACCAAGTTCGCCGCCCTCCACGCCGCCGGTCGCTTCACGCCGTTGGATGAGGACAGCGCCGCCGGCCTGTTCGAACTGACGGCGGAGATGACGGACGCCGCCAGCCGACCCGCCTACGAGATCAGCAACCACGCCGTCCCGGGACAGGAGAGCCGGCACAACCTCACTTACTGGCGCTATGGCGATTATGCCGGGATCGGTCCCGGAGCCCACGGCCGCCGCAACGGCCTTCGTACCGTGCGCCACAAGAAGCCGGAGAACTTCCTCGCCGCGCTCGCCCGGAACGGCCACGGCATGGTGGAGGAAGAGCCGCTCTCATCGGAAGAATCCGCGCACGAAGCGCTGGTGATGGGCCTGCGTCTCGCCGAAGGGATCGATCCCGCCGCGCTGCAGCGCCGCTTCGGCCGCCCGCTCATCGACGCCGCCGCTGCTTTCCGCCTGGCGCAGCTCCGGCTCCTCGATCAGTCGCCCGAGCGCCTGCGTGTCACTCCGGCCGGCCGCCTTGTCCTCGACCGGATCCTGGCCGAGGTCGCCGCCTGA
- the rdgB gene encoding RdgB/HAM1 family non-canonical purine NTP pyrophosphatase — MKAVGPKLVIATHNSGKLREIRELLAPFGIECLGAAELDLPEPEETGVTFVDNAELKARAAADLTGLPALSDDSGLSVDALHGEPGIHSARWAEDESGRRDFDHAMEKVEAALQQAGPDAGRDAHFTCVLSLAWPDGTVESFEGKVLGSLVWPPRGQNGFGYDAMFLPVGGALTFGEMDPAAKHAISHRAKAFEKLVAALG; from the coding sequence ATGAAGGCGGTCGGCCCCAAGCTGGTCATCGCGACCCACAACAGCGGCAAGCTGCGCGAGATCCGCGAACTCCTTGCCCCCTTTGGCATCGAGTGCCTCGGCGCGGCCGAACTCGATCTGCCCGAGCCGGAGGAGACCGGTGTCACCTTCGTCGACAATGCCGAGCTGAAGGCCCGGGCCGCCGCCGACCTCACCGGCCTCCCCGCCCTGTCCGACGACAGCGGCCTCAGCGTCGACGCGCTGCATGGGGAGCCGGGCATCCACTCTGCCCGCTGGGCGGAGGATGAAAGCGGACGGCGGGACTTCGATCATGCGATGGAGAAGGTCGAAGCTGCGCTGCAGCAGGCCGGCCCCGACGCCGGCCGCGACGCCCACTTCACCTGCGTCCTCTCGCTCGCCTGGCCCGACGGCACGGTTGAAAGCTTCGAAGGCAAGGTCCTCGGCAGCCTGGTCTGGCCGCCGCGCGGGCAGAATGGCTTCGGCTACGACGCCATGTTCCTGCCCGTCGGCGGCGCGTTGACGTTTGGGGAGATGGATCCGGCCGCCAAGCACGCCATCAGTCACCGAGCCAAGGCATTCGAAAAGCTGGTCGCAGCGCTGGGCTAG
- a CDS encoding energy transducer TonB: protein MRVAMSMLAAAAVVMSSAVGAKEPPVARATSGWQVDFGDQRCLAMRQYDVAGQVVVFAIEPDPNGLGARLTFRIDDSREKVGLGWRKAQLTVGRRELDDRVSVIPGLARGALILGGYRIKHGEAQPLSGAQPLTLRSTALTATLPLGPIDRINALLAECNAGLLDSWGFSRAEQARIGTMPQGEVRPGTGSWDYPPDAARDRLSGEVSVRYWVDTRGKASDCQLRRSSGVASLDRATCRFVNERVRFTPAKDKAGRPMAVIDTARVRWVAPEH, encoded by the coding sequence ATGCGTGTAGCGATGTCCATGCTGGCAGCGGCCGCGGTGGTGATGAGCTCAGCCGTGGGAGCGAAAGAACCGCCGGTCGCGCGGGCGACCAGCGGCTGGCAGGTCGACTTCGGTGACCAGCGCTGCCTGGCGATGCGGCAGTATGATGTGGCGGGACAGGTTGTGGTGTTCGCCATCGAGCCGGACCCGAACGGGCTGGGCGCGCGACTGACCTTCCGGATCGACGACAGCCGGGAGAAAGTCGGGCTTGGCTGGCGCAAGGCCCAGCTGACGGTCGGCAGGCGCGAGCTGGACGATCGCGTGTCCGTCATCCCAGGACTTGCGCGCGGGGCGCTGATCCTGGGCGGGTACAGGATCAAGCACGGCGAGGCGCAGCCGCTGTCCGGCGCGCAGCCGCTGACGCTGCGCTCGACCGCGCTGACGGCGACCCTGCCGTTGGGGCCCATCGACCGGATCAACGCGCTGCTGGCCGAGTGCAATGCCGGGCTGCTCGACAGCTGGGGTTTCAGCCGGGCCGAGCAGGCGAGGATAGGAACCATGCCGCAAGGCGAAGTGCGCCCGGGCACGGGAAGCTGGGACTATCCCCCCGATGCGGCGCGCGACCGCCTGTCGGGCGAAGTATCGGTGCGCTACTGGGTGGATACGCGGGGCAAGGCGAGCGACTGCCAGCTTCGGCGAAGCAGCGGCGTCGCGAGCCTGGACCGGGCGACCTGCCGCTTCGTCAACGAGCGGGTGCGGTTCACGCCGGCGAAGGACAAGGCGGGAAGGCCGATGGCGGTGATCGACACGGCCCGGGTCAGGTGGGTCGCTCCAGAGCATTGA
- a CDS encoding alternative oxidase, which translates to MLAPFIDLSIHHRPTNLSDRVALGFTKALRWTADTFFAERYGHRAVVLETVAAVPGMVGATITHLHSLRRMKDDKGWIRTLMDEAENERMHLMTFIEVAQPTWFERAVIIGAQWVFYLFFFALYLVSQRTAHRVVGYFEEEAVISYTHYLAEIDEGRSPNVPAPAIAKRYWNLPEDATLRDVVLVVRADEAHHRDVNHGFANELNGLEAGAVAPCPPHVELVPNWKKAA; encoded by the coding sequence ATGCTCGCCCCCTTCATCGACCTGTCCATCCATCATCGTCCGACCAACCTGTCCGACCGCGTGGCGCTGGGCTTCACCAAGGCGCTGCGGTGGACGGCCGATACCTTCTTCGCGGAACGTTACGGTCACCGCGCGGTGGTGCTGGAAACGGTCGCGGCGGTGCCCGGGATGGTCGGCGCGACCATCACCCACCTCCATTCGCTGCGGCGGATGAAGGACGACAAGGGCTGGATCCGCACGCTGATGGACGAGGCGGAGAATGAGCGCATGCACCTGATGACCTTCATCGAGGTGGCGCAGCCGACCTGGTTCGAGCGGGCGGTGATCATCGGCGCCCAGTGGGTGTTCTACCTGTTCTTCTTCGCGCTCTATCTGGTCAGCCAGCGCACCGCTCACCGGGTGGTCGGCTACTTCGAGGAAGAAGCGGTGATCAGCTACACCCACTACCTTGCCGAGATCGACGAGGGGCGCTCGCCCAACGTCCCGGCGCCGGCGATCGCCAAGCGCTATTGGAACCTCCCGGAGGACGCGACCCTGCGCGACGTGGTGCTGGTGGTGCGGGCCGACGAGGCACATCATCGCGACGTCAACCACGGCTTTGCCAATGAGCTGAATGGGCTGGAAGCCGGTGCTGTCGCGCCTTGCCCGCCGCACGTGGAGCTGGTGCCGAACTGGAAGAAAGCGGCCTGA
- the hrcA gene encoding heat-inducible transcriptional repressor HrcA, producing MSLPITELTDRMRSIFGLVVEAYLERGQPVGSKILAGSMNLSSASIRSVLAELEERGLLTHPHTSAGRIPTETGLRLFVDGIMQSHLPGRDERAAIEAQLRDRPIEEALANATAALSGLSACAGVVVAPKLEPRLKQLSFVPLGPAQALAVLVGTDGSVENRVIDLPPGTSAMALAEVGNFVSARLTGMTLGEAEGRLRQEMIERRQAIDAAAAELVAQGLAEWREDSARRPILIVRGQARLLDEHAAADLDRVRRLLEELEDRQEIVRLLESAREGQGCRIFIGSENRMFALSGSSVIAAPYRDMAGEVVGVVGVIGPTRLNYARVVPMVDYTAQALTRLMG from the coding sequence ATGTCGCTCCCCATCACCGAACTGACCGACCGGATGCGCTCGATCTTCGGGCTGGTCGTGGAGGCCTATCTGGAGCGCGGGCAGCCGGTGGGATCGAAGATCCTCGCAGGGTCGATGAACTTGTCGTCGGCCTCCATCCGCTCGGTGCTGGCGGAGTTGGAGGAAAGGGGGCTGCTGACCCACCCGCATACCAGCGCGGGGCGCATACCGACCGAGACGGGGTTGCGGCTGTTCGTCGACGGGATCATGCAGTCGCACCTGCCCGGGCGCGACGAACGGGCGGCGATCGAGGCGCAGCTGCGCGACCGGCCGATCGAGGAAGCGCTGGCCAATGCGACGGCAGCCTTGTCCGGGCTGTCGGCCTGCGCCGGGGTGGTGGTGGCGCCAAAGCTGGAGCCGCGGCTGAAGCAATTGTCGTTCGTCCCCCTGGGACCTGCCCAGGCGCTGGCGGTGCTGGTGGGAACGGACGGAAGCGTCGAGAACAGGGTGATCGACCTGCCGCCGGGCACCAGTGCGATGGCGCTGGCGGAGGTCGGCAATTTCGTCTCGGCGCGGCTCACAGGGATGACTTTGGGCGAAGCCGAAGGCCGGCTGCGGCAGGAGATGATCGAGCGGCGGCAGGCGATTGACGCGGCGGCGGCCGAACTGGTGGCGCAGGGGCTGGCCGAGTGGCGCGAGGACAGCGCGCGGCGGCCGATTCTGATCGTGCGCGGGCAGGCGCGGCTGTTGGACGAGCACGCGGCCGCCGACCTCGACCGGGTGCGGCGGCTGCTGGAGGAACTGGAGGACCGGCAGGAGATCGTGCGGCTGCTGGAAAGCGCGCGCGAAGGGCAGGGGTGCCGAATTTTTATCGGGTCCGAGAACCGCATGTTCGCGTTGTCGGGGTCGAGCGTGATCGCCGCGCCCTATCGCGACATGGCCGGCGAAGTGGTCGGAGTCGTGGGCGTGATCGGGCCAACCCGGTTGAACTATGCGCGGGTGGTGCCCATGGTGGATTACACAGCACAAGCACTTACGAGATTGATGGGATGA
- a CDS encoding PEPxxWA-CTERM sorting domain-containing protein: protein MPTLRSLFTTAALAVTAMVASPASAANIIGGSTSVTLTSAPVLTSAGLTVGTTGTATVALNGDGLPVATFPITGGSTNDQTGAALISHDGSGLSFSNGLGALLNIGNFVIDTSALTVNGYASANGGAASNLTLFNLGSGNTLLLSSGAASAFNSVFGLNLAAGTQIGVAQVNPITAAAAVPEPSTWALMLFGFGAAGVAIRRQRRMALAAA, encoded by the coding sequence ATGCCCACACTTCGTTCGCTCTTTACCACTGCCGCGCTGGCAGTCACGGCCATGGTCGCATCACCGGCGTCCGCGGCCAACATCATCGGCGGCTCCACATCGGTCACGCTCACTTCGGCTCCGGTGCTCACCTCCGCAGGGCTGACCGTCGGCACGACCGGCACGGCGACTGTGGCGCTCAATGGCGATGGCCTGCCGGTCGCAACCTTTCCGATCACCGGCGGGTCGACCAACGATCAGACTGGCGCGGCGCTCATCTCTCACGACGGATCGGGGCTGAGCTTCAGCAACGGGTTGGGGGCGCTGCTCAACATCGGCAACTTCGTAATCGACACGAGCGCGCTTACCGTTAACGGCTACGCCAGCGCGAACGGCGGCGCGGCTAGCAACCTCACCTTGTTCAATCTCGGTTCGGGTAACACACTGCTGCTGAGCAGCGGAGCGGCCAGTGCGTTCAACTCGGTATTCGGGCTGAACCTGGCGGCGGGCACGCAGATTGGTGTGGCACAGGTCAATCCGATCACCGCCGCTGCGGCGGTCCCCGAGCCCAGCACTTGGGCGCTGATGCTGTTCGGCTTCGGTGCGGCGGGCGTAGCAATCCGCCGCCAGCGGCGAATGGCCCTCGCCGCGGCCTGA
- the grpE gene encoding nucleotide exchange factor GrpE, which produces MMDDKLHDEAAELRADTAADAPELQEHDRVAELEAQLEEAKNKALYAAAEVQNVRRRLEGERDQAAAYASTGFARDMLAVRDHLDRALAHVPVGTDENFVNGIQATLRELDTVFGRHGVVRVDAKGQPLDPNKHQAMIEVPSADAEPGTIVEEMQAGYMLKDRLLRPALVAVAKAG; this is translated from the coding sequence ATGATGGACGACAAGCTTCACGACGAGGCCGCCGAGCTGCGCGCCGACACCGCCGCCGATGCCCCCGAGCTGCAGGAGCACGACCGCGTGGCCGAGCTCGAGGCGCAACTCGAGGAGGCGAAGAACAAGGCGCTCTATGCCGCCGCCGAAGTGCAGAATGTGCGCCGCCGGCTGGAAGGCGAGCGCGACCAGGCGGCGGCCTATGCCTCGACCGGCTTTGCCCGCGACATGCTGGCGGTGCGTGACCACCTCGACCGCGCGCTGGCCCATGTGCCGGTCGGCACGGACGAGAATTTCGTGAACGGCATCCAGGCGACCCTGCGCGAGCTCGACACGGTATTCGGCCGGCACGGCGTGGTGCGGGTCGATGCCAAGGGCCAGCCGCTCGACCCCAACAAGCACCAGGCGATGATCGAGGTGCCTTCGGCGGATGCCGAGCCCGGGACGATCGTCGAGGAGATGCAGGCGGGCTATATGCTCAAGGACCGGCTGCTGCGTCCGGCGCTGGTGGCGGTGGCGAAGGCGGGCTGA
- a CDS encoding proline iminopeptidase-family hydrolase — protein MAKMGSTLMMALAASIAVPAGASAPPATPPASFYDNSAHPDAWSGGQRKLTISTPKGPHQVWIKRVGNNPRLKLLLLTGGPGLSHAYMDVFDSFLPQAGVEYYHYDQLETGDSDRPDDPDLWTLARYVDEVDQVRRQIGGNKSNFCLIGHSWGGLLAMEYALTHQSDMKCLVISNMMASIPAYNRYATDVLEPRMDQAALRQILVMERAGQTEQPGYMALLIPHWYEQHLLRRPAAQWPVTLDLAQKNMNRRFYVTMQGPSEMGASGRLVNWDRFNDLKRITVPTLVISGKHDTMDPAYMAAMAKRLPHGTLLATNGSHMAMYDDQQTYFSGLTRWLKAQAAR, from the coding sequence ATGGCGAAGATGGGCTCAACGTTGATGATGGCGCTGGCGGCTTCGATCGCCGTCCCGGCCGGCGCTTCCGCGCCGCCTGCCACCCCTCCCGCCTCCTTTTACGACAACTCCGCCCATCCGGACGCGTGGAGCGGCGGTCAGCGTAAGCTCACCATCTCCACCCCGAAGGGACCGCATCAGGTCTGGATCAAGCGGGTCGGCAACAACCCGCGCCTCAAGCTGCTGCTGCTCACCGGCGGCCCCGGCCTCAGCCACGCCTACATGGACGTGTTCGACAGCTTCCTGCCGCAGGCCGGCGTCGAATATTACCACTACGACCAGCTCGAGACCGGCGACAGCGACCGGCCCGACGATCCCGACCTGTGGACCCTCGCCCGTTACGTCGATGAGGTAGATCAGGTCCGCCGGCAGATCGGCGGCAACAAGTCCAACTTCTGCCTGATCGGCCACAGCTGGGGCGGGCTGCTGGCCATGGAATATGCGCTGACCCACCAGTCCGACATGAAGTGCCTGGTCATCAGCAACATGATGGCCTCCATCCCCGCCTATAACCGCTACGCCACCGATGTTCTCGAACCCAGGATGGACCAGGCCGCCCTCCGGCAGATCCTGGTAATGGAGCGAGCCGGCCAGACCGAGCAGCCAGGCTACATGGCCCTGCTCATCCCCCATTGGTACGAACAGCACCTGCTGCGCCGCCCGGCCGCGCAGTGGCCGGTGACGCTCGACCTGGCGCAGAAGAACATGAACCGGCGCTTCTACGTCACCATGCAGGGGCCCAGCGAAATGGGCGCCAGCGGGCGGCTGGTGAACTGGGACCGATTCAATGACCTGAAGCGCATCACGGTCCCGACGCTGGTCATTTCCGGCAAGCATGACACGATGGACCCGGCCTACATGGCGGCGATGGCGAAGCGGCTACCCCACGGCACCCTGCTCGCCACCAATGGCAGTCACATGGCCATGTACGATGACCAGCAGACTTACTTCAGCGGGCTCACACGCTGGTTGAAGGCGCAGGCCGCCCGCTAG